The Geotalea uraniireducens Rf4 genome window below encodes:
- a CDS encoding type I restriction endonuclease subunit R, which produces MQNKSNEQIFQNDIISQMVANGWQLGLPAGYNRELALYAEDVLGFVKETQDEQWQKYCKLYPQSPEKHFLERVATQLNKVDPNAANRELRTFGTLGVLRHDLRDRGTRFKLCQFKPEHNLNPDTLARYARNRLRIVPELVYSPFATEEHLVETGSKAKAWRIDLVLFVNGLPVATLELKSEFKQAVDNAIKQYKRTRLPKDPVTKKPEPLLTFKRGALVHFAVSQYEVYMTTRLAGDDTSFLPFNKGTRDGGAGNDIPENANEYASGYLWNEVLLPDNLLNILARYVHLQIEEVEDWQGKKSKKEALIFPRYHQWDVVSRLLNAARSEGPGHKYLIQHSAGSGKSNSIAWTAHQLSSLYDAQGTKQFHSVIVVTDRTVLDDQLQDTIHQFEHVDGVVGRINRDIGEGSKSEKLAHALEHSQPIIIVTIQTFPYVLQAIENSVSLKERRYAIIADEAHSSQSGSTARQLKEVLVTENNDDDVELTSEDILDATIAARRDSGNLSYFAFTATPKPKTLELFGRLPDPELPPSKQNKPEAFHVYSMRQAIEEGFILDVLKNYTNYKVAYQLAQRIKAKDEEVDSKKAQVKLNQWVRLHDYNIAQKVQVIVEHFKDNVMGLLGGQAKAMVVTSSRKEVVRYKKEFDKYVARKGYSSIQAMVAFSGEVEFSAKDPNATELLGAKFTERSMNPGLKGRDMRKAFDTADYRVMLVANKFQTGFDQPKLCAMYVDKKLCGVECVQTLSRLNRTYPGKEESGTFVLDFFNDPQDILDSFLPYYQTAELADVSDPDLVFDLFDKLRAENIFTWQEVEQFAVAFFAKNKSSAAISNICKPAVQRWQGRYKLAIDAYKTAKEMFERTRKTGDPVLTANAEKCFKECRQEKDRLEIFKKDLGSFTRFYEFMSQIVDYDNKDLEKLSLYARHLRPLLREKLDDEDDIDLGNVALTHYRLSILHQQHLVMEPGVDYKLQPGNDLGSAKAKDKKEEFLSQILARLNELFMTDGLTDKDLINYAHTIRDKVSENKIVMDQIQNNSPEQAMLGDFPKALDDAVMDSSEAHQKQMMQILSNPEVAKGFARVVFDLIKQAV; this is translated from the coding sequence ATGCAAAATAAATCCAACGAGCAGATCTTCCAAAACGACATCATCAGCCAGATGGTCGCCAATGGCTGGCAACTGGGATTACCCGCCGGTTACAACCGGGAGCTGGCACTGTACGCAGAAGACGTCCTCGGATTCGTCAAGGAGACCCAGGACGAGCAGTGGCAGAAATACTGCAAACTCTATCCGCAGAGCCCCGAAAAGCACTTCCTCGAACGGGTCGCCACCCAGCTTAACAAGGTCGATCCAAACGCCGCCAACCGCGAGCTGCGCACCTTCGGCACCCTCGGTGTGCTGCGCCACGATCTGCGCGATCGCGGCACCCGCTTCAAACTCTGCCAGTTCAAACCCGAACACAACCTCAACCCCGATACCCTGGCGCGTTACGCCAGGAATCGCCTGCGCATCGTGCCGGAGCTGGTCTACAGCCCCTTTGCCACCGAAGAACATCTGGTCGAGACCGGCAGCAAGGCCAAAGCCTGGCGCATCGATCTGGTCCTCTTCGTCAACGGCCTGCCGGTCGCTACCCTGGAGCTTAAATCAGAGTTCAAGCAGGCGGTCGACAACGCCATCAAGCAGTACAAGCGCACCCGTCTGCCCAAAGACCCGGTCACCAAAAAGCCGGAACCACTCCTCACCTTCAAACGCGGGGCGCTGGTCCATTTTGCCGTCAGCCAGTACGAGGTCTACATGACGACCCGGCTGGCGGGGGATGACACCTCGTTCCTCCCTTTCAACAAGGGGACCAGGGATGGCGGCGCGGGGAACGACATCCCCGAGAATGCCAACGAATACGCCAGCGGTTATCTCTGGAACGAGGTGCTGCTCCCCGACAACCTGCTCAACATCCTCGCCCGCTACGTGCACCTCCAGATCGAAGAGGTCGAGGACTGGCAGGGGAAGAAATCGAAGAAAGAGGCGTTGATCTTTCCCCGCTATCACCAGTGGGATGTGGTCAGCCGCCTCTTGAATGCCGCACGCAGCGAAGGACCCGGGCATAAATATCTGATCCAGCACAGCGCCGGGTCAGGCAAGTCCAACTCCATCGCCTGGACCGCGCACCAGCTCTCATCGCTCTACGATGCTCAAGGGACAAAGCAGTTTCACTCGGTGATCGTTGTCACCGACCGCACGGTGCTGGATGACCAGTTACAGGACACCATCCACCAGTTCGAACATGTCGATGGCGTGGTGGGGCGGATCAACCGCGACATCGGCGAAGGCTCCAAATCGGAAAAACTGGCCCATGCCCTGGAACACTCCCAGCCGATCATCATCGTCACCATCCAGACCTTTCCCTATGTGCTTCAGGCGATCGAGAACAGCGTCAGCCTGAAAGAACGCCGCTATGCGATCATCGCCGACGAAGCGCATTCGTCCCAGTCCGGCTCCACCGCGCGGCAGCTCAAAGAGGTGCTGGTGACGGAGAATAACGACGACGATGTGGAGCTCACCTCGGAAGATATCCTCGATGCCACCATTGCCGCCCGACGAGATAGCGGCAACCTCAGCTACTTCGCCTTTACCGCCACGCCGAAACCGAAAACCCTGGAGCTGTTCGGGCGGCTGCCCGATCCGGAGCTCCCGCCATCGAAGCAGAACAAACCCGAGGCCTTTCACGTCTACTCGATGCGCCAGGCAATTGAAGAGGGCTTTATCCTTGATGTGCTGAAGAACTACACCAACTACAAAGTGGCCTATCAACTGGCGCAGCGCATCAAGGCCAAAGATGAAGAGGTCGACAGCAAAAAGGCCCAGGTCAAGCTCAACCAGTGGGTGCGCCTGCACGATTACAACATTGCCCAGAAGGTGCAGGTGATTGTCGAGCACTTCAAGGATAACGTCATGGGGCTGCTCGGCGGGCAAGCCAAGGCGATGGTGGTGACCAGTTCGCGGAAAGAGGTGGTGCGCTACAAGAAGGAATTCGACAAGTATGTCGCCAGAAAAGGGTACAGCTCGATCCAGGCAATGGTCGCTTTCTCCGGCGAAGTGGAATTCAGCGCCAAAGATCCCAACGCGACCGAACTGCTGGGCGCCAAATTCACCGAACGGAGCATGAACCCCGGCCTCAAGGGACGCGACATGCGCAAGGCCTTTGACACGGCGGATTATCGGGTTATGCTGGTGGCTAACAAGTTTCAGACCGGCTTCGATCAGCCGAAGCTTTGCGCCATGTACGTGGACAAGAAGCTCTGCGGCGTCGAATGCGTGCAGACTCTTTCCAGGCTGAACCGCACCTACCCCGGCAAGGAGGAGAGCGGTACCTTCGTCCTCGACTTCTTCAATGACCCCCAGGACATCCTTGACTCATTCCTGCCCTATTATCAAACCGCCGAACTGGCCGATGTCTCCGACCCGGATTTGGTCTTCGATCTCTTTGACAAGCTGCGCGCCGAAAACATCTTTACCTGGCAGGAGGTGGAACAGTTCGCCGTCGCCTTTTTCGCCAAGAACAAGAGCAGCGCCGCGATCAGCAACATCTGCAAACCCGCCGTGCAGCGTTGGCAAGGGCGGTACAAGCTGGCAATCGATGCCTACAAGACCGCCAAGGAGATGTTCGAGCGCACCAGGAAGACCGGTGACCCGGTACTGACCGCCAATGCTGAGAAGTGTTTCAAGGAGTGCCGCCAGGAGAAAGACCGGCTGGAGATCTTCAAGAAAGACCTTGGCAGCTTCACCCGCTTCTATGAGTTCATGTCGCAGATCGTCGATTACGACAACAAGGATCTCGAAAAGCTCAGCCTCTACGCCAGGCACCTGCGGCCGTTGTTGCGAGAAAAACTGGACGATGAGGACGATATCGATCTGGGCAACGTTGCCCTTACCCATTATCGGCTTTCGATCCTACACCAGCAGCATCTGGTGATGGAGCCCGGGGTTGATTATAAGCTGCAGCCAGGCAACGATCTCGGCTCGGCCAAGGCAAAGGACAAAAAGGAAGAGTTCCTTTCGCAGATTCTGGCGCGCCTCAACGAACTCTTCATGACCGATGGTCTCACCGACAAGGATCTGATCAACTACGCGCACACCATCCGTGACAAGGTGAGTGAAAACAAGATTGTCATGGATCAGATCCAGAACAACTCGCCGGAGCAGGCGATGCTGGGCGATTTCCCCAAGGCACTCGACGACGCGGTGATGGACAGCAGTGAGGCTCATCAAAAGCAGATGATGCAGATTCTGTCCAACCCGGAAGTGGCCAAAGGGTTTGCACGGGTGGTGTTTGACTTGATTAAGCAGGCGGTTTGA
- a CDS encoding type I restriction-modification system subunit M → MTINFSQTAAFIWSVADLLRGDFKQSQYGRIILPFTLLRRLECVLEQSKPAVLAKHAEVSKMNLPEEAYEKMVLRATDESFFNISPMDLSKLGESGIKDNLENYIQCFSKDAREIFEYFKFAEFIGQLNDANLLYKVVQKFANTDLSPQAISNYEMGLVFEELIRRFAESSNETAGEHFTPRDIVRLTTSLVFMEDDEALTRDGIIRTIYDPTAGTGGFLSSGMEYVYELNPKAVMRAFGQELNPESYAICKADMLIKGQDVSRIKLGNTLSNDQLYADKFDYMLSNPPFGVDWKKVETEINDEHTLKGFAGRFGPGLPRVSDGSLLFLMHLISKLRDTKDGGGRIGIILNGSPLFTGGAGSGESEIRRYILEADLLEAIVALPTDMFYNTGIATYVWVLSNKKDPERKGKVQLINGVNLCAKMRKSLGSKRNVMGEDDIATITRAFGRFERVDTLTLDKPDEVKSNRGRQADNPKAPEPKTFSSKIFATTDFGYRRITVERPLRLSVQFTGERLEELRFAPKPFNVVMKWAYEQFGQSWTDADYGDLSDVAVEVRAYVKANFSDLKEKQIKELLNATLWRDQRALLKSGQTLQSALAGQMGLAAIVDGSCDDFNLFEEELKKALKLTGVNLDLREKKQLLDAVSWKNPEAQRVIKKVHKEKANPLYGLFAVAGKVVEFQADGDLRDNENIPLDPSRSVTETVEAYFKKEVAPHVPDAWIDAGKRDEKDGELGIVGYEIPFNRHFYVYAPPRDLVEIDADLDVVSAEIMALLREVHS, encoded by the coding sequence ATGACCATCAACTTCTCCCAAACCGCCGCCTTTATCTGGTCGGTTGCCGATCTGTTGCGCGGTGATTTTAAGCAGAGCCAGTATGGCCGCATCATCCTTCCCTTTACCCTGCTCCGTCGTCTTGAATGCGTGTTGGAGCAGAGCAAGCCCGCTGTGCTGGCCAAGCATGCCGAAGTCAGCAAGATGAATCTGCCGGAAGAAGCCTACGAAAAGATGGTGCTGCGGGCGACGGACGAGAGTTTTTTTAACATCTCGCCGATGGATCTTTCCAAGCTGGGCGAGTCGGGGATCAAGGACAACCTGGAGAACTACATCCAGTGCTTCTCCAAGGATGCGCGGGAGATCTTCGAGTATTTCAAGTTCGCCGAGTTCATAGGTCAGCTTAATGACGCCAACCTGCTTTACAAGGTGGTGCAGAAGTTCGCCAACACCGATCTCAGCCCCCAGGCGATCTCCAACTACGAGATGGGGCTGGTCTTCGAGGAGCTGATCCGGCGCTTTGCTGAAAGTTCGAACGAAACCGCCGGGGAGCACTTCACCCCGCGGGATATCGTCCGTCTCACCACCTCGCTGGTCTTTATGGAAGACGACGAGGCGCTGACCAGGGACGGCATCATCCGCACCATTTACGATCCGACGGCAGGAACGGGCGGTTTTCTCTCCAGCGGCATGGAATACGTCTACGAACTCAATCCCAAGGCGGTGATGCGCGCCTTCGGCCAGGAGCTGAATCCCGAATCCTATGCCATTTGCAAAGCGGATATGCTGATCAAGGGGCAGGATGTCAGCCGCATCAAGCTCGGCAACACCCTCAGTAACGATCAGCTCTACGCCGACAAATTCGACTACATGCTCTCCAATCCCCCCTTCGGCGTCGACTGGAAAAAAGTCGAAACCGAAATCAATGACGAGCATACCCTCAAAGGTTTTGCCGGGCGTTTCGGTCCCGGTCTGCCCCGTGTCTCGGACGGTTCGCTCCTCTTTCTGATGCACCTGATCAGCAAGCTGCGCGACACCAAGGATGGCGGCGGGCGTATCGGCATCATCCTCAACGGCTCACCGCTCTTTACCGGTGGCGCCGGGAGTGGCGAGAGCGAGATCCGCCGCTACATTCTGGAGGCCGATCTGCTGGAGGCGATCGTCGCCCTGCCCACCGACATGTTCTACAACACCGGTATCGCTACCTATGTCTGGGTGCTCTCCAACAAGAAAGACCCGGAGCGTAAGGGGAAGGTGCAGCTCATCAACGGCGTCAACCTGTGCGCTAAGATGCGCAAGTCCCTCGGCTCCAAGCGCAATGTCATGGGGGAGGATGATATCGCCACCATCACCCGCGCTTTCGGTCGTTTCGAGCGGGTTGATACCCTGACGCTTGATAAGCCGGATGAGGTGAAGAGCAACCGGGGGCGGCAAGCCGACAACCCGAAAGCGCCGGAGCCGAAGACCTTTTCGAGCAAGATTTTCGCCACTACCGACTTTGGTTATCGCCGTATCACCGTCGAACGCCCCTTGCGGCTCTCGGTGCAGTTCACGGGCGAACGGCTGGAAGAGCTGCGCTTTGCCCCCAAGCCGTTTAATGTGGTGATGAAATGGGCTTACGAGCAGTTCGGGCAGAGCTGGACGGATGCCGACTATGGTGATCTTTCGGATGTCGCGGTGGAAGTTCGTGCCTACGTCAAGGCGAATTTCAGCGATTTGAAAGAGAAGCAGATCAAAGAGCTGCTTAATGCCACACTGTGGCGCGATCAGCGGGCGTTGCTGAAGAGCGGGCAGACGTTGCAATCCGCCCTGGCCGGGCAGATGGGTCTAGCCGCGATTGTGGATGGCTCGTGTGATGATTTCAACCTGTTTGAAGAGGAGTTGAAAAAGGCGCTCAAGCTAACGGGGGTCAACCTGGATCTGCGGGAGAAGAAGCAGCTTCTCGATGCGGTGAGCTGGAAGAACCCAGAGGCGCAGCGGGTGATCAAGAAGGTGCACAAGGAGAAGGCGAACCCGCTCTACGGCCTGTTTGCGGTGGCTGGCAAGGTGGTTGAGTTTCAGGCTGATGGCGATCTGCGCGATAACGAGAACATCCCGCTTGATCCGTCACGCAGCGTCACTGAAACCGTCGAGGCCTATTTCAAGAAGGAAGTCGCGCCCCATGTGCCGGATGCCTGGATTGATGCGGGGAAGCGGGATGAGAAGGATGGGGAGTTGGGGATTGTCGGCTATGAGATTCCGTTTAATCGGCACTTTTATGTTTATGCGCCGCCGCGTGATTTGGTTGAGATTGATGCTGATCTGGATGTGGTGAGTGCCGAGATTATGGCGCTGCTTCGGGAGGTGCATTCTTAA
- a CDS encoding type I restriction-modification enzyme R subunit C-terminal domain-containing protein translates to MLHGTRTISTAEFADKGGLQKAWGLFGAELDSVMEEMNEELVA, encoded by the coding sequence GTGTTACATGGTACTAGAACGATTTCGACTGCGGAGTTTGCCGATAAGGGCGGGTTGCAGAAAGCGTGGGGGCTGTTTGGGGCGGAGCTGGATTCGGTGATGGAAGAAATGAATGAGGAATTGGTGGCGTGA
- a CDS encoding helix-turn-helix domain-containing protein, with amino-acid sequence MTQKILSPESLGAALRKERKKKGLSQTDVGKSVGIDQPTISRVEKGNPGTELATLFRLLAALDLELKIQSRQQLANDTRGDVW; translated from the coding sequence ATGACGCAGAAAATCCTTTCTCCCGAGAGTCTCGGAGCTGCATTGCGTAAAGAGCGCAAGAAGAAAGGGCTGAGCCAGACCGACGTCGGCAAATCGGTCGGTATTGACCAGCCAACAATATCGAGGGTTGAAAAGGGGAATCCCGGGACGGAATTGGCGACTCTCTTCCGACTGTTGGCAGCGCTCGATCTGGAACTGAAAATTCAATCACGGCAACAATTGGCTAACGACACAAGAGGAGACGTTTGGTAG
- a CDS encoding restriction endonuclease subunit S, which translates to MAGRYQAYPEYKDSGEEWLGDVPSHWEVIQIKHLSTVRRGASPRPIDDAKYFDDEGEYAWTRIADVTASEMYLFNAPQRLSDLGSSLSVKLEPGALFLSIAGTVGKPCITGMKACIHDGFVYFPELKIPSKFLFYVFAGEQAYKGLGKFGTQLNLNTDTVGGIKIGCTENSQLEKIVQFLDHETAKIDTLIDKQQQLIKLLKEKRQAVISHAVTKGLNPDAPMKDSGVEWLGEVPEHWDVCLAKFKTHAITDGAHISPDTKNGEHYFVSIKDMCDGLINFEDALLTSKESYKYLVNTGCKPEPGDILFSKDGTIGKTVVTPENVDFVVASSLIIIKPNLKKLSPQFFDYLCQSCVIQEQVNSFVKGAALKRLSIQNLLKVWGVFPPLDEQVVIAKHIDKKLIRYQQIEQTANNAIALMQERRTALISAAVTGKIDVRDWQPAG; encoded by the coding sequence ATGGCGGGACGGTATCAAGCATATCCTGAATATAAGGACTCTGGAGAAGAGTGGCTGGGTGATGTCCCTAGCCATTGGGAAGTGATACAGATCAAGCACTTGAGCACAGTTAGGCGTGGGGCATCACCTCGGCCAATTGATGACGCAAAATATTTTGATGATGAAGGTGAGTATGCGTGGACAAGAATTGCAGATGTTACCGCATCAGAGATGTATCTATTCAACGCGCCGCAAAGACTGTCTGACCTTGGAAGTTCACTAAGCGTAAAATTAGAACCAGGGGCACTCTTTCTTAGTATTGCAGGAACCGTAGGAAAACCATGTATTACAGGCATGAAAGCCTGTATTCATGATGGTTTTGTATATTTTCCAGAACTTAAAATCCCGAGTAAGTTTTTGTTTTACGTGTTTGCTGGGGAGCAGGCATATAAAGGTTTAGGGAAATTTGGAACACAGCTCAACCTCAATACCGACACCGTAGGGGGGATAAAAATTGGGTGTACAGAAAATAGCCAATTGGAAAAAATTGTACAATTCCTCGACCACGAAACCGCCAAAATCGATACCCTGATAGACAAACAACAACAACTGATCAAACTGCTGAAAGAAAAGCGTCAGGCGGTGATCAGCCATGCCGTCACCAAAGGGCTTAACCCCGATGCGCCGATGAAAGATTCCGGAGTTGAGTGGTTGGGGGAGGTGCCGGAGCATTGGGATGTGTGTCTGGCAAAATTCAAAACTCATGCAATTACTGATGGTGCCCATATCTCCCCAGATACGAAGAATGGCGAGCATTACTTTGTGTCAATAAAGGATATGTGTGATGGACTAATCAATTTCGAAGATGCGCTGCTGACTTCAAAAGAGAGTTATAAATATTTGGTCAATACAGGTTGCAAGCCTGAACCTGGCGATATTCTTTTTAGTAAAGATGGAACGATAGGTAAAACTGTTGTAACGCCTGAGAATGTAGATTTTGTTGTTGCCTCTTCACTAATAATAATCAAGCCAAACCTCAAAAAGCTTTCACCTCAATTTTTTGATTATTTATGCCAATCCTGCGTCATTCAAGAGCAAGTGAATAGCTTTGTAAAAGGTGCTGCCTTAAAAAGGCTGTCTATTCAAAACCTGCTTAAAGTATGGGGAGTATTCCCGCCGCTGGATGAGCAAGTGGTGATCGCTAAGCACATTGATAAAAAGTTGATTCGGTACCAGCAAATTGAGCAGACAGCAAACAATGCGATAGCTTTGATGCAAGAACGCCGCACCGCCCTCATTTCCGCCGCCGTCACCGGCAAGATCGACGTCCGCGACTGGCAACCGGCAGGATGA
- a CDS encoding type II toxin-antitoxin system PemK/MazF family toxin: MVAPVKLVAAGKRPWVPERQDIIWINCNPQAGNEMRDLHPFLVLSPRAFNERTSLVIGLPMTTAEYNADNPFAVAVGSPRGKKSEKTSYVLCHQPKSFDWRSRKAAPHPLKRLADSHFAECCARLNQIVQLAL, from the coding sequence ATGGTAGCACCGGTAAAACTGGTTGCAGCTGGGAAGCGGCCCTGGGTGCCCGAGCGTCAAGATATCATCTGGATTAATTGCAACCCACAGGCCGGAAATGAAATGCGAGACCTGCATCCTTTTCTGGTGCTGTCGCCACGCGCTTTCAATGAGCGCACTTCTTTGGTAATCGGCCTCCCCATGACAACGGCGGAATACAACGCCGACAATCCATTTGCCGTGGCTGTGGGAAGTCCACGGGGTAAAAAGTCGGAAAAGACCAGTTATGTGCTGTGTCACCAGCCCAAATCCTTTGACTGGCGAAGCCGCAAGGCAGCGCCCCATCCGCTCAAGCGTCTGGCGGACAGCCATTTTGCCGAGTGCTGCGCCCGGCTGAATCAGATTGTGCAGCTTGCGCTGTAG
- a CDS encoding AbrB/MazE/SpoVT family DNA-binding domain-containing protein, which produces MAHVEAVLGIKQWGNNLGVRLPVNVARAAHLHVDQKVRIAVEEGRVIITPVDDAALTLEQRLALFDPSRHGGEAMAAEPQGAEKW; this is translated from the coding sequence ATGGCTCACGTAGAAGCAGTTCTTGGTATAAAACAGTGGGGCAATAATCTGGGGGTGCGGCTGCCGGTGAATGTAGCGCGTGCAGCCCATCTCCATGTCGATCAAAAGGTTCGGATTGCTGTAGAAGAGGGGCGGGTGATCATCACCCCTGTTGACGATGCAGCGCTGACCCTTGAACAGCGATTGGCCCTGTTTGATCCGTCCAGGCATGGTGGCGAAGCGATGGCCGCCGAGCCGCAGGGGGCTGAAAAATGGTAG
- a CDS encoding type II toxin-antitoxin system HipA family toxin, with translation MSRTRLSSDLHVFMNGRTVGRLTRTSSGKLQFSYCEEWLSWELGRPLSLSMPMTQEPYAGEVVENYFDNLLPDSQSIRNRIQARFAARSNRCFDLLWHAGRDCVGALQLIPENAGPLDVHKVESVPLSDAEIADTLRNYQTMPLGMGRESDFRISIAGAQEKTALLLLDGRWCRPLGVTPTSHIFKLPIGTIAHSGMDLTDSVENEWLCHLILKGYGLPVANAEIRTFDGVKVLVVERFDRRWAEDRSWLIRLPQEDMCQALGVPPALKYESDGGPGSERIMNLLLGSAEGLRDRKMFMTLQVLFWLLAAIDGHAKNFSIFLLPGGSYRLTPAYDIMSAYPPVAKRQLELQSLKMAMAVKGKTSHYQWTRISYRHWLSTAVRCRFSAEEMAIIITELLERMDDVIAAVSGQLPQSFPEGVSEAIFDGMRNARDRLVRSRTA, from the coding sequence ATGTCACGAACTCGTCTATCATCTGACCTGCATGTTTTCATGAATGGCCGAACGGTTGGCCGTCTGACTCGGACTTCCAGCGGGAAGCTCCAGTTTTCCTATTGCGAAGAGTGGTTGAGTTGGGAACTTGGCCGCCCTTTGTCCCTTTCCATGCCCATGACCCAGGAGCCTTACGCCGGGGAGGTTGTGGAGAATTATTTCGACAACCTCCTGCCAGATAGTCAATCGATCAGAAATCGCATTCAAGCCAGGTTTGCAGCCCGGTCAAACCGTTGCTTTGACCTGTTGTGGCATGCGGGAAGGGATTGCGTTGGCGCCCTGCAACTCATCCCTGAAAATGCAGGACCACTCGATGTGCACAAGGTCGAGTCGGTACCCTTGAGTGACGCTGAGATTGCCGATACGCTCCGTAACTATCAAACCATGCCATTAGGAATGGGGAGAGAGAGCGATTTCCGCATTTCCATCGCCGGGGCGCAGGAAAAGACCGCCCTGCTGTTGCTGGATGGCAGGTGGTGCCGCCCGTTGGGCGTTACCCCTACCAGTCATATTTTCAAACTGCCCATCGGCACAATTGCTCACAGCGGTATGGACTTGACCGACAGCGTCGAAAACGAATGGCTTTGCCATCTGATTTTGAAAGGCTACGGTCTGCCCGTGGCAAATGCGGAGATCAGGACGTTCGATGGGGTTAAGGTTCTCGTGGTGGAACGTTTCGACCGGCGCTGGGCTGAGGACCGGTCGTGGCTGATACGGCTGCCACAGGAAGACATGTGCCAGGCGCTGGGTGTGCCGCCGGCATTGAAGTACGAAAGTGACGGTGGGCCGGGTAGCGAAAGAATCATGAATCTTCTTCTCGGTTCGGCTGAAGGTTTGCGCGACCGGAAGATGTTCATGACGCTGCAGGTGCTGTTCTGGCTATTGGCGGCAATAGACGGCCATGCAAAGAATTTCAGTATCTTCCTGTTGCCGGGAGGCAGTTATCGGCTCACCCCGGCGTATGACATCATGTCGGCATACCCGCCTGTAGCAAAACGTCAACTTGAGTTGCAAAGCCTGAAAATGGCCATGGCCGTCAAAGGGAAAACCAGCCATTACCAGTGGACGAGAATCAGTTACCGGCATTGGCTCTCCACGGCAGTGCGGTGCAGATTTTCTGCAGAAGAAATGGCGATCATTATAACTGAACTTCTGGAGCGGATGGACGATGTCATTGCTGCGGTTTCAGGGCAGTTGCCGCAATCCTTCCCCGAAGGGGTAAGCGAGGCTATTTTTGATGGGATGCGTAACGCTCGGGATCGTTTGGTGCGTTCACGAACTGCATGA